Part of the Scyliorhinus canicula chromosome 13, sScyCan1.1, whole genome shotgun sequence genome, GGTCGGAGAACCGATCCGTTATCAGGGAACAGCGCCACCCGCAGTCAGAGGACCGATCCCGCAGCTGGGAACAGCGCCTCCCGCAGGTCGGAGGGACGATCCCGCAGCGGGGAGCAGCGCCGCCCACAGGTCGGAGGACCGATCCTGCAGTGGGGAACAGCGCCACCCGCAGTCGGAGGACCGATACCGCAGCCGGAACAGCGCCACCCGCAGTCGCGGGACCGATACCGCAGCCACGAACAGCGCCACCCGCAGTCGGAGGAGCGAGCCCGCAGCCGGGAACAGCGCCACTCGCAGTCGGAGGACCGATCCCGTAGCCGGAACAGCGCCACCCGCGGGTCGGAGGACCGATCCGTCAGCGGGGAACAACGCCACCCGCGGGTCGGAGGAGCGATCCTGCAGCGGGGAGCAGCGCCACCCGCAGTCGGAGGACCGATCCCGTAGCCGGAACAGCGCCACCCGCGGGTCGGAGGACCGATCCGTCAGAGGGGAACAGCGCCACCCGCAGTCGGAGGATCGATTCTGCAGCGGGGAACAGCGCCACCCGCAGTCGGAGGACCGATTCTGCAGCCGGGAACAGCGGCACCCGCAGTCGGAGGACCGATCCCGTAGCGGGAACAGCGCCGACCGCGAGTCGGAGGACCGATCTGTCAGCGGGGAACAGCGCCACCCGCGGGTCAGAGGAGCGATCCTGCAGCGGGGAGCAGCGCCGCCCACAGGTCGGTGGACCGATCCCGCAGCGGGGAACAGCGCCACCCGCACAGCGCCTCCCGCAGGTCGGAGGACCGCACCCGGGAACAGCACCACCCGGAGGACCACACCCGGGAACAGCACCACCCAGAGGCCGGCGGACCGCACCCAGGAACAGCTCCACCCAGAGGCTGGAGGAGCGGGCCCACACCCGGGAGCAGCTCCACCCAGAGGTCGGAGGCCCGCAACCGGGAACAACACCACCCAGAGGCCCGCACCCGGGAACAGCTCCACCCGGAGGCCGGCACCCGGGAGCAGCGCCACCCGCAGTCGGAGGACCGATCCCGCAGCCGGAACAGCGCCGCCCGCAGGTCGGAGGACCGAGCCCACAGCCGCAAACAGCGCCGCCCGCAGGTCGGATGACCGATCCTGCAACAAGGAGCAGAGCCGCCCGCAGGTCGGAGGACTGATCCCGCATCCGCGAACAGCGCCACCATCAGGTCGGAGAACCGACCCGTCAGCAGGGAACCGCGCAGGTCGGAGGACCGAACCCGCAACCGCGAACAGCGCCACCATCAGGTCGGAGGGACGATCCCGCAGCCGGGAACAGCGCCGCCCGCAGGTCGGGGGACCGATCCCGCAGCCGGGAACAGCGCCACCATCAGGTCGGAGGGACGATCCCGCAGCCGGGAACAGCGCCGCCCGCAGGTCGGTGGACCGATCCCGCAGCCTGGAACAGCGCCACCATCAGGTCGGAGGGACGATCCCGCAGCCGGGAACAGCGCCACCCGCAGGTCGGAGGGACGATCCCGTAGCGGGGAACGGgtgtagaggaggtgtgaatggcaacaGAATACACTCTAATGTTGGAGTAGTATTTATGGTTCTGGAATTGTTGACCTCAATGTTGTCAGGTTCCTCAGGGGTGAAGATGAGAAAATGTTCCGGGGGCTTCACCGTCGGTCAATATGAGTGAGTCTCCGTGCCCACAAACCGTGTGACAATTCCTGCCACCTGCTGTCCCAGCCTCCGGTTGGCGAGTTCCTGCTTCTCTCTAGTGgaaaacagcacctcatcttccaattagtgtGAAGAATGTATTCAATGTATCTGatgtagatttgatgggccagaAGACCTCCTCCTtcgttgtagggattctatggattctattcaATGTAAAACCCTAGATTAGGGTGTGTCCAgtgttttcctttcttccattgatccatttttccctcaccattgtgcccatttccccccactccacttgggtcatctgttcctagttgccctttaagaagtcttacaacaccaggttaaagtacaacaggttcagaccataagaccatcTATCTCCGTCTCAAAcgcactcagcgatttggcctccacagccttctgcggcaaagagttccacagattcaccaccctctggctgaagaaattcctcctcatctctgttttaatctGAGTCTGAtatgatgtcctctggttctagtttttctgacaagtgaaaacatccactccacatccactctatccaggcctcgtagtatcttgtaagtttcaataagattcccccctcatccttctaaactccaacgagtacagacccagagtcctcaactgttccttatatgacaagttcttcattccagggatcattcttgtgaacgtcctctggaccctttccaggggccagcacatccttccttagatacggggcccaaaactgctcacaatactccaaatgggatctgaccagagccttatacagcctcagaagtacatccctggtcttgtattctcgccctctagacatgaatgctaccattgcatttgccttcttaactgccgactgaacctgcacattaacctgtagagaatcatgaacaaggacttccaagtccctttgtgcttctgatttcttaagcatttccccatttagaaaatagtctatgcctaaattcctccttccaaagtgcgtaacctcacacttttcacattgtatttcatttgccacttcattgcccactctcctagcttgaccaagtccttctgcagctcccttgcttcctcaatactacctgtccctctaccaatctttgtatcatctgcaaatttagcaacagtgccttcagttccttcttccagataattAATGTATATCGTGCAAAGTTGTGGTCCGGGCATCAGGTGACTCACCAgctgaaggagctacactccgaaagctagtgatccaaacaaacctgctggactttaacctggtgttgtaagacttcttactgtgcccaccccagtccaacgccggcatctccacgtcatagttgccctttgacatactgctcacctttgttctgccattcacacaatcTCTTTATGTGGCACTTCTCAGCCttaatcttggaaagagcaccctacccatcccatacctctaccccatccccgcATGCAgcaaccccacctttttggacactaagggcaatatagcatggccaatccacctaacctgtacatctttgcactgtgggaggaaaccggagcacccggaggaaacccacgcagacacggggagaaagtgtatactccgcacagtgacccaagccgggaatcgcacctgggaccctggagcagtgaagcaactgtgctaaccactgtgctaccagtataaatctgatcctatttccagttgtCTCTACTTTGAcaaacagtcatccagactctaaacgttagctcccttctctccacagaggctgtcagacctgctgtgagtgtccagtattttctgtttttgtttcaggttccagtatctgcaataatttgcttttattatcatTGTGTTAGGGTTTGTATATATgtgctgcagtaatatttttaaaacagaaaatactggacaatctcagcatgtcggaaagcatctgtggagagagaagcaagctaacatttcgagtttgCATGACTCTTCGTCAAATATTTTTccagggcagcccggtggcgcagcggctagcactgctgcctcacagcgccgaggtcccaggtttgatcgcggctctgggtcactgctcatgtggagtttgcacattctccccgtgtttgcttggttttgcccccacaaaccaaagatgtgcagagtaggtgcattcgccacactaatttgccccttaattagaaaaaatgaattgggtacttacaatttatttttaaatatttttttcaaatgctGGTTTAAAAGACATCTAGGCTTTGTGGCTACAAAAGGGGCAATTAAGATGTCGTCAACATGAgatcatcttttttaaa contains:
- the LOC119976491 gene encoding mucin-1-like; translated protein: MSPSWCRREIQLQRLEEQAREQLHPEAGGAGPGTAPPRGRSTAPGNSATQRPEARTREQLHPVAGGAGPGTAPPRGRSTAPGNSATQRPEARTREQLHPEARTWEQHHLDAGGPHPGTAPPAVGGPIPQRGAEPPAGRRTDPAAANSATIRSENRPVSREWRHPQVGEPIRYQGTAPPAVRGPIPQLGTAPPAGRRDDPAAGSSAAHRSEDRSCSGEQRHPQSEDRYRSRNSATRSRGTDTAATNSATRSRRSEPAAGNSATRSRRTDPVAGTAPPAGRRTDPSAGNNATRGSEERSCSGEQRHPQSEDRSRSRNSATRGSEDRSVRGEQRHPQSEDRFCSGEQRHPQSEDRFCSREQRHPQSEDRSRSGNSADRESEDRSVSGEQRHPRVRGAILQRGAAPPTGRWTDPAAGNSATRTAPPAGRRTAPGNSTTRRTTPGNSTTQRPADRTQEQLHPEAGGAGPHPGAAPPRGRRPATGNNTTQRPAPGNSSTRRPAPGSSATRSRRTDPAAGTAPPAGRRTEPTAANSAARRSDDRSCNKEQSRPQVGGLIPHPRTAPPSGRRTDPSAGNRAGRRTEPATANSATIRSEGRSRSREQRHPQVGGTIP